One segment of Macrotis lagotis isolate mMagLag1 chromosome 1, bilby.v1.9.chrom.fasta, whole genome shotgun sequence DNA contains the following:
- the LOC141505456 gene encoding LOW QUALITY PROTEIN: sequestosome-1-like (The sequence of the model RefSeq protein was modified relative to this genomic sequence to represent the inferred CDS: inserted 2 bases in 1 codon; deleted 2 bases in 1 codon), with product MAETICQNGLLGVIAAHVAASWNYSSLLIKFLTVLSVTWGVTKQAKDRVSVNQEAVVLPPLQPRFSRSSPASPSPAPRPLRPLAAASALAAVAPGCPVVKAYLMGKEKVAREIRRFALEALDGPGRCETLLRRVAEVFPAXFQAHYRDEDGDLIAFSADEELSLGMRYIKDDLFRIYIKEKKECRQEHRPPCAQEMPRPNMVHPNVICDGCNGPVVGSRFKCSICPDYDLCSTCEGKGLHKEYNMIVFQNPFHPHLPEWFSRRRWLRKMRHGAFPPFGWMPGWGFVDPHPMNPNAPQAQTGGTPPNPGAEQGQMASASTTSAQQDSDPNVTFLQNVGESVAAALSPLGIDVDIDVEHGGKRSKVTPSFSQSNSEEKSSLQSSSSSSKSQASIQTSEMEMMALSEQMEKVIMESSMKVDENPLSQDQVEAGSSSGGDDDWTHLSSKEVDPSMGELQPLQMPETDSLNSMDHSQEGPTGLREAALYPHLPPEADPCLIESLSQMLSMGFSDEGGWLTRLLQTNDIGAALDAIQYSRHPPHP from the exons gagGCAGTGGTTCTCCCTCCGCTCCAGCCGCGCTTCTCCCGCTCCAGCCCCGCTTCGCCCTCTCCTGCCCCGCGTCCGCTCCGACCGCTCGCAGCCGCCTCAGCCTTGGCCGCAGTGGCCCCGGGGTGCCCGGTGGTGAAAGCCTACCTGATGGGCAAGGAGAAGGTGGCGCGGGAGATCCGGCGCTTCGCGCTGGAGGCGCTCGACGGCCCGGGGCGCTGCGAGACGCTGCTGCGGCGCGTGGCCGAGGTGTTCCCGGC CTTCCAGGCCCACTACCGAGATGAAGATGGGGATCTGATTGCCTTCTCCGCTGATGAGGAGCTGAGCCTGGGGATGCGCTACATTAAGGATGACCTTTTCCGGATTTACATTAAAGAGAAGAAGGAATGCAGGCAGGAGCATCGTCCTCCTTGTGCCCAGGAGATGCCC CGCCCAAACATGGTGCATCCCAATGTGATCTGTGATGGCTGTAATGGACCAGTGGTGGGAAGTCGCTTCAAGTGTAGCATCTGCCCAGACTACGACCTCTGCAGCACCTGTGAAGGCAAAGGTCTTCACAAAGAGTATAACATGATTGTCTTCCAGAACCCCTTCCACCCCCACCTGCCTGAGTGGTTTTCTCGCCGACGTTGGTTGCGTAAGATGAGACATGGGGCTTTCCCCCCTTTTGGGTGGATGCCAGGATGGGGGTTCGTTGATCCTCACCCCATGAATCCAAATGCTCCACAGGCACAAACTGGTGGAACTCCCCCCAATCCAGGAGCAGAACAAGGTCAGATGGCTTCAGCTAGTACTACTAGTGCACAACAGGACTCAGACCCCAATGTCACCTTCCTACAGAATGTAGGTGAAAGTGTGGCAGCTGCCCTTAGCCCTCTAGGTATTGATGTTGACATTGATGTAGAACATGGTGGAAAAAGAAGCAAGGTGACTCCATCCTTCTCCCAATCCAACAGTGAGGAGAAGAGTAGTCTTCAGTCAAGCAGTTCCTCCAGCAAAAGCCAAGCAAGCATCCAGACCTCTGAAATGGAAATGATGGCCCTTTCTGAGCAGATGGAGAAGGTAATCATGGAGTCTTCCATGAAAGTGGATGAGAACCCACTATCCCAAGATCAGGTAGAGGCTGGTAGCAGTTCAGGAGGAGATGATGACTGGACTCACTTGTCTTCAAAAGAAGTGGATCCTTCCATGGGAGAACTGCAGCCCCTACAGATGCCAGAAACAGATAGTCTGAACTCCATGGACCACTCTCAAGAGGGGCCCACAGGGCTCAGGGAAGCTGCCCTATACCCACATCTTCCACCAGAAGCAGATCCCTGTTTGATTGAATCCCTCTCCCAGATGCTGTCCATGGGCTTCTCTGATGAGGGAGGCTGGCTCACCAGACTCCTGCAGACCAATGACATTGGGGCTGCTCTTGATGCCATCCAGTATTCCAGGCATCCACCTCATCCATAA